From the Solanum stenotomum isolate F172 chromosome 4, ASM1918654v1, whole genome shotgun sequence genome, one window contains:
- the LOC125862940 gene encoding protein LURP-one-related 4-like, translating to MARIYPQASSSSSCSSICISKYVTTKRETFTLWMKSLVFHGNGCAVFDSKGQLVYRIDNYSKKCSKQVHLMDLHGTILFSLSKKKLTLFGYWNGYKMDEETPYFQVKKIGNLFTGDLNYDIIFGCDTSNYRIIALRGKLGFKIINTENRLIAEVKQKQSSSAVKFGDDVLSLVVEPHVDHSLVMALVTVYGLIRHML from the exons ATGGCAAGAATTTATCCTCAagcatcatcatcttcttcttgttcttcaattTGTATAAGTAAATATGTTACAACAAAAAGAGAAACATTTACTTTATGGATGAAATCACTAGTATTCCATGGAAATGGATGTGCTGTTTTTGACTCAAAAGGTCAACTTGTTTATAGAATTGACAATTATAGCAAAAAATGTAGCAAACAAGTTCATCTCATGGATCTTCATGGAACAATTCTCTTTTCTCTTAGTAAAAAG aaattgaCACTTTTTGGATATTGGAATGGCTATAAGATGGATGAGGAGACACCATattttcaagtgaaaaaaattggCAATTTATTCACAGGAGActtaaattatgatattatttttggatGTGATACAAGCAACTATAGGATTATTGCTTTAAGAGGCAAATTAGGCTTCAAGATTATCAACACAGAAAACAGACTTATTGCTGAG gTTAAACAAAAGCAATCATCATCAGCAGTTAAGTTTGGGGATGATGTATTAAGTCTAGTGGTGGAGCCTCATGTTGATCATTCACTTGTCATGGCTCTTGTGACTGTTTATGGTTTAATTCGACACATGTtgtaa